The following coding sequences are from one Leptolyngbya sp. NIES-3755 window:
- a CDS encoding hypothetical protein (hypothetical protein N9414_16127;~similar to AA sequence:cyanobase_aa:LBDG_13720), with the protein MRLSRFRLSAVSPKQLAVFEACLIGFVSGLAAVTLKQGVGWLSQWRLYSATIYPAWIVLPAIGIVAGLLAGWLIEQFAPEVAGSGIPQVKAALGGVSSALDLRVAIAKLTTTLLTLGSGLNLGRQGPTVQIGAAIAAQLSDWVPTSPVHRRQLIAAGAAAGLAAGFNAPIAGVLFVVEELLQDVSGLTLGTAILASFVGAVVSRLLGGQGFNGTPYGMDIMTSFSVTSIPIFLIVGIVSGLLGSLFVRGILFSLKLNRKSLNWSLPFRIAFAGGLSGLAIAILPSALRDSASLQEVWITSELGWRITAVLFITKFVLTLVAFGSGAPGGLFAPSLILGSALGYLISFAAQSIENAGIPLGLDLSTALTTTAALTGMGAFFSAVTRGPITAIVIVFEMTTDFNVVLPLMIGSVTAYLVAESTFSGSVYKHLLEYRGIHLQATNPEMETRLSGLTAEDLMQRRVETLPSQISLDEAIQAFSRSHHRGFPVVDDGKLVGIVTETDLAHISDRHLDHTQPLSEIMTPKPVTVNPHDPLSQVLYLLNRYKISRLPVVDRRKLVGIITRADIIRAESDKLSNHAQVGPQPEPSYVVYQTRAPETGKGRVLVPIANPQTAGRLLQMAASIAHDREYELECLQVIPIARHRNPAETAVSTTISRKLLKKAAHLGKQWKISVHTQVRVTHEISQAILETIKERHIDVIIMGWNGETSTPGRIFGNVVDTMIRQANCDVVLVKFGEGTTLDRWLIPTAGGPNSRQAIRLMPGLAKLAHHPEICLCQIHQPQRELPDPNSLNESMKFLSDRLSCPVELMPVCANSVSDAVIDLAQKDQCDVIVLGATREGLLQQAIQGNIPEAIARRCDCTVVLVRGSIA; encoded by the coding sequence TGAAGCGTGTTTGATTGGATTCGTATCGGGACTGGCGGCAGTCACACTGAAACAAGGAGTCGGCTGGCTCAGTCAGTGGCGATTATATTCGGCAACGATTTATCCCGCTTGGATCGTGTTGCCTGCGATCGGGATTGTTGCGGGATTGTTGGCAGGATGGTTAATTGAACAGTTTGCGCCTGAAGTTGCAGGTAGTGGAATTCCACAAGTGAAAGCGGCTCTGGGTGGGGTTTCGAGCGCTTTAGATTTGAGAGTCGCGATCGCAAAACTTACAACAACGTTACTGACACTCGGATCAGGATTGAATCTAGGGCGGCAAGGTCCCACGGTTCAGATTGGAGCCGCGATCGCAGCACAGTTAAGTGATTGGGTTCCAACTTCTCCAGTTCATCGCAGACAATTAATTGCAGCAGGAGCGGCAGCGGGATTAGCGGCGGGATTTAATGCACCGATCGCAGGTGTGCTTTTCGTGGTTGAAGAGCTTTTACAAGATGTTTCAGGTTTAACGCTTGGAACTGCGATCTTAGCTTCGTTTGTTGGGGCAGTTGTATCGAGGCTTTTGGGAGGGCAAGGATTTAACGGAACGCCCTACGGAATGGACATTATGACCAGCTTTAGCGTCACGTCGATTCCGATCTTTTTAATCGTTGGCATTGTTTCGGGGCTGCTTGGATCGCTCTTTGTGCGGGGGATTTTATTCAGTCTGAAGCTCAATCGCAAAAGTTTGAATTGGAGCTTACCGTTTCGGATTGCGTTTGCGGGTGGATTGTCTGGATTAGCGATCGCGATTCTCCCCAGTGCATTACGAGATAGTGCCAGCCTGCAAGAAGTGTGGATCACGAGTGAGTTAGGCTGGCGAATCACAGCCGTTCTCTTCATCACAAAATTTGTTCTAACCCTTGTCGCGTTCGGGTCAGGTGCGCCCGGCGGATTGTTTGCACCTTCGCTGATTTTGGGATCGGCTTTGGGCTATCTCATTAGTTTCGCGGCTCAGAGTATTGAGAATGCTGGAATTCCACTCGGTTTAGATTTGAGTACTGCGCTCACGACGACGGCTGCATTAACGGGAATGGGAGCGTTTTTTAGTGCGGTCACTCGTGGTCCCATTACTGCGATCGTGATTGTGTTCGAGATGACCACCGATTTCAATGTGGTACTTCCTCTCATGATCGGATCTGTCACTGCTTATCTCGTTGCAGAAAGTACTTTTAGCGGCTCAGTTTACAAGCATTTATTGGAATATCGAGGCATTCATCTGCAAGCCACAAATCCAGAGATGGAAACGCGATTGTCTGGTTTAACCGCAGAAGATTTAATGCAGCGACGAGTCGAAACGTTACCGAGTCAAATTAGTTTAGACGAAGCAATTCAGGCATTTTCTCGATCGCATCATCGCGGTTTTCCGGTTGTTGATGATGGAAAGTTAGTGGGAATCGTCACCGAAACAGATTTGGCGCATATTAGCGATCGACATTTAGATCACACTCAGCCTTTGAGTGAAATCATGACTCCCAAACCTGTCACAGTGAATCCACATGATCCACTCAGTCAGGTTTTGTATTTATTAAACCGATATAAAATCAGTCGATTGCCTGTGGTGGATCGTCGCAAGCTCGTTGGCATTATTACTCGCGCTGATATTATTCGGGCTGAATCGGACAAGCTCTCGAATCATGCTCAAGTTGGACCTCAACCAGAGCCATCTTATGTGGTTTATCAAACTCGTGCACCCGAAACCGGAAAAGGTCGAGTCTTAGTTCCGATCGCGAATCCGCAAACCGCTGGACGATTGTTGCAAATGGCAGCCTCGATCGCACACGATCGAGAATATGAATTGGAATGTTTGCAAGTAATCCCGATCGCTCGTCATCGCAATCCTGCCGAAACTGCGGTTTCAACCACCATTAGCCGCAAACTCCTCAAGAAAGCGGCTCACTTGGGCAAACAATGGAAAATCTCTGTTCATACTCAAGTTCGTGTCACGCATGAAATTTCTCAGGCAATTCTCGAAACAATCAAAGAGCGACACATTGATGTAATCATCATGGGCTGGAACGGTGAAACTTCAACTCCCGGACGCATCTTCGGAAATGTAGTCGATACAATGATTCGCCAAGCAAACTGCGATGTCGTATTAGTAAAATTCGGAGAAGGAACCACGCTCGATCGATGGTTGATTCCCACGGCAGGCGGACCGAATTCTCGTCAAGCTATTCGCTTAATGCCCGGACTTGCAAAACTCGCTCATCATCCAGAAATTTGTTTGTGCCAAATTCATCAGCCTCAGAGAGAGTTACCTGATCCGAATTCGCTCAATGAATCCATGAAATTTTTAAGCGATCGCCTATCATGTCCAGTCGAACTCATGCCTGTTTGTGCGAATTCTGTCTCTGATGCAGTGATTGATCTGGCGCAAAAAGATCAATGTGATGTGATTGTATTGGGTGCGACTCGTGAAGGATTATTGCAGCAAGCGATCCAAGGCAATATCCCAGAAGCGATCGCTCGTCGCTGTGATTGCACTGTCGTACTGGTTCGAGGCTCGATCGCTTAA